A single window of Pseudoduganella plicata DNA harbors:
- a CDS encoding phytanoyl-CoA dioxygenase family protein, whose protein sequence is MNAPLEHAHWPLRDAHEIGFWRTLNPDLTISARPLAPQPATGLARDPAVAGTVARLAADTVREGYFQAPPVIGPAHAARLARAVEGLVQRGIPPVFCLVYDEFWSMFAGLDPLLRALLGDGYRMMPTDIWAWHVAAREGSTGWGPHRDLPRQDAVRANGLPRLLNVWLPLTDVSPDNACMYVLPAHLDPNFPQHVDGGEFSLGDWQNIRALPAQAGSPLGWNTQVLHWGGRSSGRAAVPRISVGIYFHSDDCDLHDLNPDVARQGFASLPFGPALELPFATRLEAIAGAIYMYNRRIPGDFPATWEAVFAFARQHRRAG, encoded by the coding sequence ATGAATGCACCCCTCGAACATGCGCACTGGCCGCTGCGCGACGCGCACGAGATCGGATTCTGGCGCACGCTGAACCCGGACCTGACAATCAGCGCCAGGCCGCTGGCGCCGCAGCCTGCGACCGGCCTGGCGCGCGATCCCGCAGTGGCCGGCACCGTGGCCCGCCTGGCCGCCGACACGGTCCGTGAAGGCTATTTCCAGGCGCCTCCCGTCATCGGCCCGGCGCACGCGGCGCGGCTGGCACGGGCGGTCGAAGGCCTGGTCCAGCGCGGCATCCCGCCCGTATTCTGCCTTGTCTACGACGAATTCTGGTCGATGTTCGCGGGCCTCGATCCGCTGCTGCGCGCCCTGCTGGGCGACGGCTACCGCATGATGCCGACCGATATCTGGGCCTGGCACGTGGCCGCGCGCGAAGGGTCCACGGGCTGGGGACCGCACCGCGACCTGCCGCGCCAGGACGCCGTGCGCGCCAACGGCCTGCCCCGCCTCCTCAACGTGTGGCTGCCGCTGACGGACGTCTCGCCGGACAACGCCTGCATGTACGTGCTGCCGGCCCACCTGGACCCGAACTTCCCCCAGCACGTCGACGGCGGTGAATTCAGCCTGGGCGACTGGCAGAATATCCGCGCCCTGCCGGCGCAGGCGGGCAGCCCGCTGGGTTGGAATACGCAGGTGCTGCACTGGGGCGGCCGCAGCAGCGGGCGCGCGGCCGTGCCGCGCATCAGCGTGGGCATCTATTTTCACAGCGACGATTGCGACCTGCACGACCTGAATCCGGACGTGGCACGCCAGGGCTTCGCGTCGCTGCCGTTCGGCCCTGCGCTGGAGCTGCCGTTCGCCACCCGGCTGGAAGCGATCGCCGGTGCGATCTATATGTACAACCGGCGCATTCCCGGCGATTTTCCCGCCACGTGGGAGGCCGTGTTTGCGTTTGCGCGGCAGCATCGGCGCGCTGGCTGA
- a CDS encoding sigma-70 family RNA polymerase sigma factor encodes MQITSFETAKPAAAPLPMTAHDAHHAGPAALKFVVPEPVPLPAVQPAVQMAIPADPQAATPAVAIDVTALYRQHRTHLLRFVQRYLGNQSDAEDVVQNTFVEALRCADRFSGLSKPSTWLFGIALNLARNQGRRNGADRYETVEEDFMEGLVDVHADPAMQYEWRQMAAKVDRLIDDLPAKIRATFEAVLEGDLTYEEAARDLDIPIGTVRSRVSRVRAAARLECGR; translated from the coding sequence ATGCAGATCACGAGCTTCGAGACCGCCAAACCAGCCGCCGCACCGCTGCCGATGACCGCGCACGATGCCCACCACGCCGGCCCCGCCGCGCTGAAGTTTGTCGTGCCGGAACCGGTTCCCCTACCCGCCGTGCAACCGGCCGTGCAGATGGCCATACCGGCGGATCCGCAAGCGGCCACGCCGGCCGTTGCCATCGACGTGACAGCCCTGTACCGCCAGCACCGCACGCACCTGCTGCGCTTCGTGCAGCGCTACCTGGGCAACCAGAGCGACGCCGAGGATGTCGTGCAGAACACGTTCGTCGAGGCGCTGCGCTGCGCCGACCGCTTCTCGGGCCTGTCGAAGCCATCGACCTGGCTGTTCGGCATCGCGCTGAACCTGGCGCGCAACCAGGGCCGCCGCAACGGTGCCGACCGCTATGAAACGGTGGAGGAGGATTTCATGGAGGGACTGGTGGACGTGCATGCCGACCCTGCCATGCAGTATGAATGGCGCCAGATGGCGGCCAAGGTAGACCGGCTGATCGACGACCTGCCGGCCAAGATCCGCGCCACGTTCGAGGCGGTGCTGGAGGGCGACCTGACTTACGAGGAGGCGGCGCGCGACCTGGACATTCCGATCGGCACAGTGCGCTCGCGGGTGTCGCGCGTGCGGGCCGCGGCGCGGCTGGAGTGCGGGCGTTGA
- the pelA gene encoding pectate lyase yields the protein MAIALSLPAAAGVIGTMTPAQPVTATRIAALPANQQPAWRDYLARSQASMAADKAALAAERDGGPGSVSAAPHLKGESGMPVDRPAVWYASADATTVADNIVSFQTPAGGWGKNVDRRGPPRRRGEHYAPVDDDPSGGVVSRADGWSYVGTIDNDATIAELRFLARVQAARPDSAGDAYRASALKGIGYLLQAQYPNGGYPQVYPLQGGYHDAITFNDDAIAQVVGLLGNVAARQGDYAFVPADLAARAATAQARAIEVILASQVRAGGVRTGWCQQHDALTLAPVGARNFEPVALSTAESARLLMLLMALPQPRPEIVAAVEEGVAWLQRVAVQDVEWHRDGERGRVLVSRPGAGPLWPRLVGPVTMRPVFGDRDRTIHTDVNELSRERRDGYAWYGTGPATALAAYRRWTARQR from the coding sequence ATGGCAATCGCGCTGTCGTTGCCTGCAGCGGCCGGCGTCATCGGCACCATGACCCCGGCGCAGCCGGTCACCGCAACCCGCATCGCGGCGCTGCCGGCGAACCAGCAGCCCGCATGGCGCGACTACCTGGCCCGTTCGCAGGCATCCATGGCGGCGGACAAGGCGGCGCTGGCGGCGGAGCGCGACGGCGGGCCCGGGTCCGTGTCGGCGGCGCCGCATCTGAAGGGCGAGTCGGGCATGCCGGTGGATCGTCCGGCCGTGTGGTATGCCTCTGCTGATGCCACAACGGTGGCGGACAATATCGTCAGCTTCCAGACGCCGGCGGGCGGCTGGGGCAAGAACGTGGACCGGCGCGGCCCGCCGCGACGGCGCGGCGAACACTACGCGCCCGTTGACGACGATCCAAGCGGTGGGGTGGTGTCGCGCGCGGACGGCTGGAGCTATGTCGGCACCATCGACAACGACGCCACGATCGCGGAACTGCGCTTCCTCGCGCGCGTGCAGGCGGCCCGCCCGGACAGCGCCGGCGACGCGTATCGCGCATCGGCGCTGAAGGGCATCGGCTATCTTCTGCAGGCGCAGTATCCCAACGGCGGCTACCCGCAGGTGTATCCGCTGCAGGGCGGTTATCACGATGCCATCACATTCAACGACGACGCCATCGCCCAGGTGGTCGGCCTGCTGGGTAACGTGGCGGCGCGCCAGGGGGACTATGCTTTCGTGCCCGCCGACCTGGCGGCGCGCGCCGCCACCGCGCAGGCGCGCGCGATCGAGGTCATTCTGGCCAGCCAGGTGCGCGCCGGCGGCGTGCGCACGGGTTGGTGCCAGCAGCACGATGCATTGACATTGGCGCCGGTCGGCGCGCGCAATTTCGAACCGGTGGCGCTGTCCACGGCGGAAAGCGCGCGCCTGCTGATGCTGCTGATGGCGTTGCCGCAGCCCCGCCCGGAGATCGTCGCGGCGGTCGAGGAGGGCGTTGCGTGGCTGCAGCGCGTTGCCGTCCAGGACGTGGAATGGCATCGTGACGGCGAGCGTGGCAGGGTGCTCGTCTCGCGGCCGGGCGCCGGACCGCTGTGGCCGCGCCTCGTCGGTCCCGTCACGATGCGGCCGGTCTTCGGGGACCGCGACCGCACCATTCATACGGACGTGAATGAGCTGAGTCGGGAGCGCCGCGACGGTTACGCGTGGTACGGCACGGGGCCGGCAACGGCGCTGGCGGCGTATCGACGCTGGACGGCGCGGCAGCGCTGA
- the sctV gene encoding type III secretion system export apparatus subunit SctV — translation MQSMAVVMMLNRFAARCAKRAELAAAGLVVGIVFMLVLPMPVWLLDILIACSLCASGLIVVVAMYMSGPTAFSTFPAVLLLTTLFRLAISVSTTRLILLEADAGHIVETFGNFVVGGNLVVGLVIFLILTVVQFIVITKGSERVSEVSARFSLDAMPGKQMSIDSDLRAGILTPEEAKEKRALLGLESQLHGAMDGAMKFVKGDAIAGICIVAINLIGGISIGIVQRGMDAGQALQVYAILSIGDALIAQIPALLISLGAGMITTRVGGDHGEGEVTNIGQDIVSELFAEPKALLTAAGIMLLFGVIPGMPLPVFLTLAVLLAGAGIVGLLKPLADAEVQRADQERERQNAAIVDLVNFSATTPFILRMPEAMRDTAEAETIRVAVRLMRNGMLQRRGIPDLKPIEFEFHNSVPAGRVQFLMSEVPLVDDEVRLGWGATREPLERLRELGLPAEELNIAGSRRRRVWVRLDDEEALAAAGVLYQRWEHVFASDIEVEMLRNCQMFVGVNEVIRFTRWAERRYPELGKEVNKSVTLPRLTEVVQRLTREGVSLRNARLLLETTLDWAPKERDPDVIADYVRLALKRQLCFEVARSGLIEVILLSPELEDQLRNAMRQTSQGSYLDIDPETEQAILDRLCELSRNVSSPVAPPVLVTAADIRRSVRKLIEEEFFPVPVFAFSELTQHARIQPVGMIEL, via the coding sequence ATGCAGTCGATGGCTGTCGTAATGATGCTCAACCGGTTCGCGGCCAGGTGCGCGAAGCGCGCCGAACTTGCCGCCGCCGGCCTCGTGGTCGGCATCGTGTTCATGCTGGTGCTGCCGATGCCCGTCTGGCTGCTCGACATTCTGATCGCATGCAGCCTGTGCGCCTCCGGCCTGATCGTCGTTGTCGCCATGTACATGTCCGGGCCCACGGCGTTTTCCACGTTTCCTGCCGTGCTGCTGCTGACGACCCTGTTCCGGCTGGCGATCTCTGTCTCCACCACGCGCCTGATCCTGCTGGAGGCCGACGCGGGCCATATCGTCGAGACGTTCGGTAATTTCGTCGTCGGCGGGAACCTGGTTGTGGGGCTCGTCATCTTCCTGATCCTGACGGTGGTGCAGTTCATCGTTATCACCAAGGGTTCCGAGCGGGTCTCGGAGGTGTCGGCCCGCTTTTCGCTCGACGCCATGCCCGGCAAGCAGATGTCGATCGACAGCGACCTGCGCGCCGGCATCCTGACGCCGGAGGAGGCGAAGGAAAAGCGCGCGCTGCTGGGCCTTGAAAGCCAGCTGCACGGCGCGATGGATGGCGCCATGAAGTTCGTCAAGGGCGACGCCATTGCCGGCATCTGCATCGTCGCCATCAACCTGATCGGCGGCATCTCCATCGGCATCGTACAGCGCGGCATGGACGCAGGCCAGGCGCTGCAGGTCTACGCCATCCTGTCGATTGGCGACGCGCTGATCGCGCAGATCCCGGCGCTGCTGATTTCACTGGGCGCCGGCATGATCACCACCCGCGTGGGCGGCGACCATGGCGAGGGCGAAGTCACCAATATCGGCCAGGACATCGTCAGCGAGCTGTTTGCCGAGCCGAAGGCGCTGCTGACGGCAGCCGGCATCATGCTGCTGTTCGGCGTCATTCCCGGCATGCCGCTGCCGGTGTTCCTGACGCTGGCGGTTCTGCTGGCCGGCGCCGGCATCGTCGGCCTGCTCAAGCCCCTGGCGGACGCGGAAGTGCAGCGCGCCGACCAGGAGCGCGAGCGCCAGAATGCTGCCATCGTCGACCTGGTCAATTTTTCGGCCACGACGCCGTTCATCCTGCGCATGCCCGAGGCCATGCGCGACACCGCGGAGGCGGAGACGATCCGCGTGGCGGTCCGGCTGATGCGCAACGGCATGCTGCAGCGCCGCGGCATTCCCGACCTGAAGCCCATCGAGTTCGAGTTTCACAACAGCGTGCCGGCCGGGCGCGTGCAATTCCTGATGTCCGAAGTGCCACTCGTGGACGACGAGGTTCGGCTGGGCTGGGGCGCAACGCGCGAACCGCTGGAACGGCTGCGCGAACTGGGCCTGCCGGCCGAGGAACTGAACATCGCCGGGTCGCGCCGCCGGCGCGTCTGGGTGCGACTGGATGACGAGGAAGCCCTGGCGGCGGCCGGCGTGCTGTATCAGCGCTGGGAGCACGTGTTCGCATCCGATATCGAGGTCGAGATGCTGCGCAACTGTCAGATGTTCGTCGGCGTCAACGAGGTCATACGCTTTACCCGCTGGGCCGAGCGGCGCTATCCGGAGCTGGGCAAGGAGGTCAACAAATCCGTCACGCTGCCGCGCCTGACGGAAGTGGTGCAGCGCCTGACGCGCGAAGGCGTCTCGCTGCGTAACGCGCGCCTGCTGCTCGAAACGACGCTGGACTGGGCGCCGAAGGAGCGCGACCCGGACGTGATTGCCGACTACGTGAGACTCGCCCTGAAACGCCAGCTGTGCTTCGAGGTGGCGCGCTCCGGGCTGATCGAAGTGATCCTGCTGTCGCCTGAGCTGGAAGACCAGCTGCGCAACGCCATGCGCCAGACCAGCCAGGGCAGCTATCTGGACATCGATCCCGAGACGGAGCAGGCAATCCTGGACCGCCTGTGCGAGCTGTCGCGCAACGTCAGTTCGCCGGTCGCGCCGCCCGTCCTCGTCACGGCCGCCGACATCCGCCGGTCCGTGCGCAAGCTGATCGAAGAGGAATTCTTCCCCGTGCCCGTGTTTGCGTTCTCCGAGCTGACGCAGCACGCGCGCATCCAGCCGGTCGGGATGATCGAACTATGA
- a CDS encoding FHA domain-containing protein — protein sequence METTLELRILNGLHRGASLPLDDQPQLIGTADDADVVLVDPGIEPRHAVLRLEADSWSLLALDGAVRGALDDTEADQPGLAPGDCARVGRIWLTVTTPDSPWQDPPADPPAIAADLPDLAEPIEESAPEPAEPLPDDPEPLLPRAEPGLASAAPAREPRKRRSRIVMLPVVLGAGLVAAAGYAYSARSPEPLRPAPALAVPATQPAEPRPPSPQALREAFRQRLAEVDLLRRFDLTLEDRSWTMRAALDEEEAARFRRILSAFVAAHHIDFPVDVRIGGADAMLPFKVRQVISGANASIVTDDGQRLYPGDDYKGVRLVAINGNRISFNGTQPIEVKW from the coding sequence ATGGAAACAACTCTGGAACTGCGCATCCTCAACGGCTTGCACCGCGGCGCCAGCCTGCCGCTGGACGACCAGCCGCAGCTGATCGGCACCGCCGACGACGCGGACGTCGTGCTGGTCGACCCGGGCATCGAACCGCGCCACGCCGTGCTGCGGCTGGAAGCGGACAGCTGGTCGCTGCTGGCGCTGGACGGCGCCGTGCGCGGCGCGCTGGACGACACCGAGGCGGATCAGCCGGGGCTTGCGCCGGGCGACTGCGCCCGCGTCGGGCGGATCTGGCTGACGGTGACGACCCCGGACAGCCCGTGGCAGGACCCGCCGGCCGATCCGCCGGCCATTGCGGCCGATCTACCCGATCTGGCGGAGCCGATCGAGGAATCGGCGCCGGAACCGGCCGAACCGTTGCCAGACGACCCCGAGCCTTTGCTGCCCCGGGCCGAACCTGGGCTGGCGTCTGCTGCGCCTGCCCGGGAGCCGCGCAAGCGCCGCTCGCGCATCGTCATGCTGCCTGTCGTCCTGGGCGCCGGGCTGGTGGCCGCGGCCGGATACGCCTACTCGGCACGCTCCCCCGAACCGTTGCGTCCAGCGCCTGCGCTGGCGGTACCGGCAACACAACCGGCCGAGCCCCGGCCACCGTCGCCACAGGCGTTACGGGAAGCGTTCCGCCAGCGCCTGGCCGAGGTGGACCTGCTGCGCCGTTTCGACCTGACGCTGGAAGACCGCTCCTGGACTATGCGCGCGGCGCTGGACGAGGAAGAGGCGGCACGCTTCCGCCGGATTCTGTCCGCGTTCGTGGCGGCGCACCATATCGACTTCCCGGTGGACGTGCGCATCGGCGGTGCCGATGCCATGCTGCCGTTCAAGGTGCGGCAGGTGATCTCGGGCGCTAACGCCAGCATCGTCACGGACGATGGTCAGCGCCTGTACCCCGGCGACGATTACAAGGGTGTGCGTCTGGTCGCCATCAACGGCAACCGCATCAGCTTTAACGGCACCCAGCCGATCGAGGTGAAGTGGTGA
- a CDS encoding class I SAM-dependent methyltransferase, which produces MDWNDGYVSDIAYPAAFFPEQSPTHLSIACILNGVEPMPLDRPFTYFELGAGMGLTSAVLAASHPHGRFYANDFQPAHVASARELAERGELDNLTLLECSFADLAAGKADLPPLDFITLYGVYSWVTPENRRCIVDFIGRYLKPGGIVYVNYNTMPGWAGALPLQRMVLEHAERHPAGRERQVAQARAFVQTMIDAGARYFDDNPMLRHRLASLADDKAGYLAHEYLNRGWEPLYHVDVVRDMANAKLDFAGAANPAHAYPALFLNERQRALLASIDDGVMRETVNDYLHNTPFREDVLVRGARRMSAARQAEWLGRVGLARVSVDAGTDAAIELLPPGIDAGQAEPLLPQLRRMLGMVTDGPLPLPTLADALGLPLAQVAQLGALLAASGQAALFMLDGVINDGRRSRTLNRAIARDAVHGDQYQVLASPVLGGGLRAGLLQRLIYTVLTDRPGVDDVDTVLAAVRHKLDRYRQAVGCDSRQAAQLESLYATLPQTVSAILRLRVPVWRALQVL; this is translated from the coding sequence ATGGACTGGAACGACGGCTACGTGTCCGACATCGCCTATCCCGCCGCATTCTTCCCCGAACAGAGCCCCACGCATCTTTCCATCGCCTGCATCCTGAACGGTGTCGAACCGATGCCGCTGGACCGCCCGTTCACGTATTTCGAGCTGGGCGCGGGAATGGGGCTGACGTCCGCCGTGCTGGCGGCCAGCCACCCGCATGGCCGTTTCTACGCCAACGATTTCCAGCCCGCGCACGTGGCCTCGGCCCGCGAGCTGGCCGAACGGGGAGAGCTCGACAACCTGACCTTGCTCGAATGCAGCTTCGCCGACCTGGCTGCCGGCAAGGCGGACCTGCCGCCGCTGGACTTCATCACGCTGTACGGCGTGTACAGCTGGGTGACACCGGAAAACCGCCGCTGCATCGTCGATTTCATCGGCCGCTACCTGAAGCCGGGCGGCATCGTCTACGTCAATTACAACACGATGCCCGGCTGGGCCGGCGCGCTGCCGCTGCAACGCATGGTGCTGGAGCATGCCGAGCGCCATCCGGCCGGCCGCGAGCGCCAGGTGGCGCAGGCCCGCGCGTTCGTCCAGACGATGATCGATGCCGGCGCCCGCTATTTCGACGACAATCCGATGCTGCGCCACCGCCTGGCCTCGCTGGCCGACGACAAGGCGGGCTACCTGGCGCACGAATACCTCAACCGCGGCTGGGAGCCGCTGTACCACGTCGACGTCGTGCGCGACATGGCCAATGCCAAGCTCGATTTCGCCGGCGCGGCCAATCCGGCGCACGCGTACCCCGCGCTGTTCCTGAACGAACGACAGCGCGCCTTGTTGGCGTCCATCGACGATGGCGTCATGCGCGAGACCGTCAACGACTACCTGCACAACACGCCGTTCCGCGAGGACGTGCTGGTGCGCGGCGCACGCCGCATGTCGGCCGCGCGCCAGGCCGAGTGGCTGGGCCGCGTGGGGCTGGCGCGCGTCAGCGTCGATGCGGGTACGGATGCCGCCATCGAGCTGCTGCCGCCCGGGATCGATGCCGGCCAGGCCGAGCCCCTGCTGCCACAGCTGCGGCGCATGCTTGGCATGGTGACGGACGGTCCGCTGCCGCTGCCGACGCTGGCCGACGCGCTGGGCCTGCCCCTTGCACAGGTGGCGCAACTGGGGGCGCTGCTGGCCGCATCCGGCCAGGCCGCCTTGTTCATGCTCGACGGCGTCATCAACGATGGGCGCCGCTCGCGCACGTTGAACCGCGCCATCGCCCGCGACGCCGTCCACGGCGACCAGTACCAGGTGCTGGCGTCGCCCGTGCTGGGCGGCGGCCTGCGCGCCGGCCTGTTGCAACGGCTGATCTACACGGTGCTGACGGACCGTCCCGGCGTGGACGACGTCGATACGGTGCTGGCGGCCGTGCGCCACAAGCTCGACCGCTACCGCCAGGCCGTCGGCTGCGACAGCCGCCAGGCGGCGCAACTGGAATCGCTGTATGCCACGCTGCCCCAGACGGTGTCGGCCATCCTGCGCCTGCGCGTGCCCGTGTGGCGCGCTCTGCAGGTCTTGTGA
- a CDS encoding family 43 glycosylhydrolase: MVTRRNALKSAGLGTLLLGPAAQAACPPALPAWARGPEGQRKADLGNGTFLNPIVAGDRPDPSILKDGADYYMTFSTFDAYPGLVIWHSRDLVNWQPLVATLQRNIGSVWAPELCKHKGRYYLYIPTKKTAVPGAKTTSWVIWADDIRGPWSDPIDLNLPKHIDPGHAVGEDGSRWLFLSGVDRVRLADDGLSTIGQPERVYEPWRYPDDWEVEAFSPEGPKVLRHGGYYYLILAVGGTSGPPTGHMVIAARSKSIHGPWQHHPRNPLVRTTSVDEKWWSRGHATLVQGPAGDWWGVYHGYENGFWTLGRQALLAPVTWSADGWPEFGGGDLSQPLRKPAGGATGPHGMALSDDFGTDKYGIQWNFFSPAPTESRRLARRDNTLHLQASGSEPSDSSPLVFVAPDQDYEFQCEIDVDAGTRGGLLLFYDHKLYCGLGFDAEQFTLHRYGTEHGKLANTYGKRLFIRIRNRRHIVSIHMSGDGKTWQRGPRGYEVSGYHHNVRGGFMSLKPALYAVGKGTVRFRDFRYRAFGEAVKGQQ; this comes from the coding sequence ATGGTCACACGACGCAACGCATTGAAGTCGGCGGGCCTGGGCACGCTGCTGCTGGGGCCAGCCGCGCAGGCCGCATGTCCGCCGGCGCTGCCGGCCTGGGCGCGCGGCCCGGAAGGGCAGCGCAAGGCGGATCTGGGCAACGGCACCTTCCTCAACCCCATCGTGGCTGGCGACCGGCCCGACCCGTCGATCCTGAAGGACGGCGCGGATTACTACATGACGTTTTCCACGTTCGACGCCTATCCGGGCCTCGTGATCTGGCATTCGCGCGACCTGGTCAACTGGCAGCCTCTGGTCGCAACCCTGCAGCGCAATATCGGGTCGGTCTGGGCGCCGGAACTGTGCAAGCACAAGGGCCGCTACTACCTGTACATCCCGACGAAGAAGACGGCGGTGCCGGGGGCGAAAACCACGTCGTGGGTGATCTGGGCCGACGACATCCGCGGACCGTGGTCCGATCCCATCGACCTGAACCTGCCGAAGCACATCGACCCGGGCCATGCCGTCGGCGAGGACGGTTCGCGCTGGCTGTTCCTGTCCGGGGTCGATCGCGTGCGGCTGGCCGACGACGGGCTGTCGACAATCGGCCAACCGGAACGGGTCTACGAACCGTGGCGCTATCCGGACGACTGGGAAGTCGAGGCGTTTTCGCCCGAGGGGCCGAAAGTGCTGCGCCACGGCGGCTACTATTACCTGATCCTGGCTGTGGGCGGAACTTCCGGCCCGCCGACCGGGCATATGGTGATCGCCGCCAGGTCGAAGTCCATCCACGGTCCGTGGCAGCACCATCCGCGCAACCCGCTCGTGCGCACCACCAGCGTGGACGAAAAATGGTGGTCGCGCGGCCATGCGACCTTGGTGCAGGGGCCGGCCGGCGACTGGTGGGGCGTCTACCACGGCTACGAGAACGGCTTCTGGACACTGGGCCGGCAGGCGTTGCTGGCGCCCGTCACCTGGTCTGCCGACGGCTGGCCGGAGTTCGGCGGCGGCGACCTGTCGCAACCGCTCAGGAAGCCCGCCGGCGGTGCCACGGGGCCGCACGGCATGGCGTTGTCCGACGACTTCGGCACCGACAAATACGGCATCCAGTGGAACTTCTTCAGCCCCGCGCCAACGGAAAGCCGGCGCCTGGCACGCAGGGACAACACGCTGCACCTGCAGGCCAGCGGCAGCGAGCCGTCCGATTCGTCGCCGCTGGTGTTTGTCGCGCCGGACCAGGATTACGAGTTCCAGTGCGAGATCGACGTGGACGCCGGCACGCGCGGCGGCCTGCTGCTGTTCTACGACCACAAGCTGTATTGCGGCCTGGGCTTCGATGCCGAACAGTTCACCCTGCACCGCTACGGCACGGAGCACGGCAAGCTGGCGAACACTTATGGCAAGCGCCTGTTCATTCGCATCCGCAACCGCCGGCACATCGTCAGCATCCACATGTCCGGCGACGGCAAGACGTGGCAGCGCGGTCCGCGCGGCTATGAAGTCTCCGGCTACCACCACAATGTGCGCGGCGGCTTCATGTCGCTCAAGCCGGCCCTGTACGCGGTCGGTAAGGGAACGGTGCGCTTCCGCGATTTCCGCTATCGGGCGTTTGGCGAAGCGGTGAAAGGACAGCAGTGA
- a CDS encoding FliI/YscN family ATPase, producing MNAGAAGDLDAVLARLRATLPAWTETLPRQPGFSSRGKVSQVLGTLIEAQVPPVRIGELCHLVNPGNEGKPMLAEVVGFTERCAILSALSPLEGVSTTTVIEPLRRAHTIDVGDHLFGCVLDGFGRHMFRAPAAAGNVATWRDTVPVIRDAPVATDRPRIATPLATGVRAIDGMLTMGVGQRIGVFAGPGCGKTTLMAAIARGCEAEAIVFGLIGERGRELNEFLEHELDAELVRKTIIVCATSDRTSMERSRAAFSATAIAEAFRARGKKVLLLVDSLTRFARAQREIGLAAGEPPARGGFTPSVYTMLPRLIERAGSTPEGSVTAMYTVLVDGESASDPIGDEAKSLLDGHILLTRKLAEQGHYPAIDVLASISRVMSNVTTREHRKAASHFRELMARYQEMELLIRLGEYKSGADPVADRAVQLRPQQLAFLRQDTSTSADYDEAIETLKGMAA from the coding sequence GTGAACGCCGGCGCGGCGGGCGACCTCGATGCCGTACTGGCGCGCCTGCGCGCGACGCTGCCTGCGTGGACGGAAACCCTGCCGCGCCAGCCCGGCTTCAGCAGCCGAGGCAAGGTGTCGCAGGTGCTGGGCACGCTGATCGAGGCGCAGGTGCCGCCCGTGCGGATCGGGGAGCTGTGCCACCTGGTCAATCCCGGGAACGAAGGCAAGCCGATGCTGGCCGAGGTAGTGGGGTTCACGGAGCGCTGCGCGATCCTGTCCGCCCTCAGCCCGCTCGAAGGCGTGTCGACCACCACCGTGATCGAGCCGCTGCGGCGCGCCCACACGATCGACGTAGGCGACCACCTGTTCGGCTGCGTGCTGGACGGCTTCGGCCGGCATATGTTTCGCGCGCCAGCGGCGGCCGGCAATGTCGCCACGTGGCGCGACACCGTCCCTGTCATCCGCGACGCGCCCGTCGCCACCGACCGGCCGCGCATCGCCACGCCGCTGGCGACCGGCGTGCGCGCCATCGACGGCATGCTGACGATGGGCGTGGGCCAGCGCATCGGCGTGTTTGCCGGCCCCGGTTGCGGCAAGACGACGCTGATGGCGGCGATTGCGCGCGGCTGCGAGGCCGAAGCGATCGTGTTCGGCCTGATCGGCGAGCGCGGCCGGGAACTGAACGAGTTCCTCGAGCACGAGCTGGATGCGGAGCTGGTGCGCAAGACGATCATCGTCTGCGCCACGTCCGACCGTACGTCCATGGAGCGTTCGCGCGCAGCGTTTTCGGCCACGGCGATTGCCGAGGCATTCCGCGCCCGTGGCAAGAAGGTGCTGCTGCTGGTCGATTCCCTGACGCGCTTTGCCCGGGCCCAGCGCGAAATCGGCCTGGCCGCCGGCGAGCCGCCGGCACGGGGCGGCTTCACGCCATCCGTCTATACGATGCTGCCGCGGCTGATCGAACGGGCCGGCAGCACGCCGGAAGGCTCGGTCACGGCGATGTACACGGTGCTTGTGGATGGCGAGTCGGCCTCCGACCCCATCGGCGACGAAGCCAAGTCGCTGCTGGACGGGCACATCCTGTTGACGCGCAAACTGGCCGAGCAGGGCCACTATCCCGCCATCGACGTCCTGGCCAGCATCAGCCGGGTGATGAGCAATGTGACGACGCGCGAGCACCGCAAGGCCGCGTCCCACTTCCGCGAGCTGATGGCGCGCTACCAGGAAATGGAGCTGCTGATCCGGCTGGGCGAATACAAGTCCGGCGCCGATCCCGTGGCGGATCGGGCGGTGCAACTGCGGCCGCAGCAGCTGGCCTTCCTGCGCCAGGACACCAGTACCAGCGCGGACTACGACGAAGCTATCGAAACGCTGAAAGGCATGGCGGCATGA